A single Panthera uncia isolate 11264 chromosome E2 unlocalized genomic scaffold, Puncia_PCG_1.0 HiC_scaffold_19, whole genome shotgun sequence DNA region contains:
- the LOC125915817 gene encoding zinc finger protein 544-like isoform X1, whose amino-acid sequence MTLVEETIRTFEGRALPSEDPCPLHNSLFRYEEEMEAHSQPVPSQVMFQPPVSFKDVAVTFTREEWGQLDPAQRTLYRNVTLETCSHLAFLGLLLSKPAVICWLEQGQDPWRAEHGPPGDWKNTLEKEESASKEDTAVEEPFHNIEMKCCIQEEGPWLVTLGGRQDWRDQLREHREDPLSQTIVTPERPFAHGKHCEPDLGGSYLNLRLLPPTLSTRAHFHTLESQVKKLKQNSVFINHEKGWADLKPHENHQSPSAFYQSISLNKFTNVETRNKKPYEYTVSSDSFNYDTSLRYHNRIFSAESSDDCTDYRNIINHSMSMKEHKPMHFRELQYECDKCLVQTVISDPEEAPFRCEEECNTFHEASSFTDCDIIQTGKKPHACNQCGKSFSCCSKLVVHQRTHTGEKPYECSLCGKSFSQSYDLVVHQRTHTGEKPYECNQCGKSFTQSSKLIRHQRTHTGEKPYKCHECGKSFRWNSNLIVHQRIHTGEKPYECGHCGKSFSQSSDFVAHRRTHTGERPYECNQCGKSFIRSTQLIRHLRIHTGEKPYKCNQCDKAFTGSSHLIEHQRTHTGEKPFECNQCGKAFAGSSHLLSHQRIHSGEKPYECNDCGKSFRQRSQLVVHQRTHTGEKPYECSHCGKAFSQRSPLIVHQRTHIGDKPYQCNMCFKAFSQKSRLIEHQRTHTGEKPYECIDCGKAFNDRSTLTKHERTHTGEKPYKCNHCEKAFSQRCQLTRHQRIHTGEKPYECNECGKVFSYNTSLIQHEKIHGRETLNNQDGKAHCETFFIRHQVTKV is encoded by the exons ATGACACTGGTAGAGGAGACTATCCGGACATTTGAAGGCAGAG CCCTGCCTTCTGAGGATCCCTGCCCTCTCCACAACAGCTTATTCAGGTatgaggaggaaatggaagcacaTTCTCAGCCAGTCCCATCCCAG GTGATGTTTCAGCCACCTGTGAGCTTCAAGGACGTGGCTGTGACCTTCACACGGGAGGAGTGGGGACAGCTGGATCCAGCCCAGAGGACGCTGTACCGCAACGTGACTCTGGAGACCTGCAGCCACCTAGCCTTCCTGG GGCTTCTGCTTTCAAAACCGGCTGTGATCTGCTGGCTGGAGCAAGGACAAGACCCATGGAGGGCAGAGCATGGACCTCCCGGAG acTGGAAGAATACACTTGAAAAGGAAGAGTCAGCTTCTAAAGAGGATACTGCTGTGGAAGAACCATTCCACAACATAGAAATGAAATGCTGCATACAGGAGGAGGGCCCCTGGTTGGTAACATTGGGAGGAAGGCAGGATTGGAGGGACCAGCTAAGGGAGCACCGGGAAGACCCTTTGAGTCAAACGATAGTCACCCCAGAAAGACCGTTTGCTCATGGGAAACATTGTGAGCCTGACCTTGGGGGAAGTTACCTGAATTTAAGACTTCTACCTCCAACATTATCCACAAGAGCACATTTCCATACACTTGAGTCACAGGTTAAAAAGTTGAAACAGAATTCAGTTTTCATTAATCATGAGAAAGGCTGGGCTGATCTGAAGCCCCATGAAAATCACCAAAGTCCTAGCGCCTTCTATCAGAGCATTTCCTTGAATAAATTTACAAATGTTGAAACGAGAAATAAAAAGCCTTATGAATATACTGTCAGTAGTGACTCTTTCAACTATGATACCTCCCTTCGATACCATAATAGAATTTTTTCAGCAGAGAGCAGCGATGACTGTACAGACTATAGAAACATCATTAATCATAGCATGTCTATGAAGGAACACAAACCAATGCATTTTAGAGAACTCCAGTATGAATGTGACAAATGCCTTGTACAAACTGTGATAAGTGATCCTGAAGAAGCACCATTTAGATGTGAGGAGGAATGTAATACCTTCCATGAGGCATCATCTTTTACTGACTGTGACATCATTCAGACTGGAAAGAAGCCACATGCATGTAATCAATGTGGAAAATCTTTCAGCTGTTGCTCTAAGCTTGTTGTACACCAGAGAACACACACTGGAGAAAAGCCCTATGAATGTTCTCTGTGTGGGAAGTCTTTCAGCCAGAGCTATGACCTTGTTGTACACCAGAGAAcccacactggagagaagccctatGAATGTAACCAGTGTGGGAAATCCTTCACCCAGAGTTCCAAACTTATTAGGCATCAGCGAACTCACACCGGAGAAAAACCATATAAATGTCATGAATGTGGAAAATCTTTCAGGTGGAACTCTAACCTTATTGTAcaccagagaattcatactggagagaaaccttatgagTGTGGTCATTGTGGAAAGTCCTTCAGCCAAAGTTCTGACTTTGTTGCACACAGAAGGACTCACACTGGAGAGAGACCCTATGAATGTAACCAGTGTGGAAAGTCCTTCATTAGAAGCACTCAGCTTATTAGGCATCTGcgaattcacactggagagaaaccatatAAATGCAATCAGTGTGATAAAGCTTTCACTGGGAGCTCTCACCTTATTGAGCATCAGAgaactcatactggagagaaaccttttGAATGTAAtcagtgtgggaaagcctttgcTGGGAGCTCTCACCTTCTTTCACATCAGAGAATTCATTCTGGAGAGAAACCATACGAATGTAATGACTGTGGGAAATCTTTTCGGCAGCGATCACAGCTTGTTGTGCACCAGCGAAcccatactggagagaaaccttatgagTGTAGTCATTGTGGAAAAGCTTTCAGCCAGAGATCTCCCCTTATTGTGCATCAAAGAACACACATTGGAGACAAGCCGTATCAGTGTAACATGTGTTTTAAAGCCTTCAGTCAGAAGTCACGCCTTATTGAACATCAGAGAACACATACTGGAGAAAAGCCCTATGAATGTATTgactgtgggaaagcctttaaTGATCGGTCAACTCTTACAAAACACGAGAGGACACACACTGGCgagaaaccctataaatgtaATCATTGTGAAAAGGCCTTTAGTCAGCGATGTCAACTTACTAggcatcagagaattcatactggagaaaaaccctatgaatgtaacgAATGCGGGAAAGTTTTCAGTTATAATACATCCCTTATTCAACATGAAAAAATTCATGGGAGAGAAACTCTGAATAATCAAGATGGAAAAGCTCACTGCGAAACCTTCTTTATTAGACATCAGGTGACCAAGGTATGA
- the LOC125915817 gene encoding zinc finger protein 544-like isoform X2 — protein MTLVEETIRTFEGRALPSEDPCPLHNSLFRYEEEMEAHSQPVPSQPPVSFKDVAVTFTREEWGQLDPAQRTLYRNVTLETCSHLAFLGLLLSKPAVICWLEQGQDPWRAEHGPPGDWKNTLEKEESASKEDTAVEEPFHNIEMKCCIQEEGPWLVTLGGRQDWRDQLREHREDPLSQTIVTPERPFAHGKHCEPDLGGSYLNLRLLPPTLSTRAHFHTLESQVKKLKQNSVFINHEKGWADLKPHENHQSPSAFYQSISLNKFTNVETRNKKPYEYTVSSDSFNYDTSLRYHNRIFSAESSDDCTDYRNIINHSMSMKEHKPMHFRELQYECDKCLVQTVISDPEEAPFRCEEECNTFHEASSFTDCDIIQTGKKPHACNQCGKSFSCCSKLVVHQRTHTGEKPYECSLCGKSFSQSYDLVVHQRTHTGEKPYECNQCGKSFTQSSKLIRHQRTHTGEKPYKCHECGKSFRWNSNLIVHQRIHTGEKPYECGHCGKSFSQSSDFVAHRRTHTGERPYECNQCGKSFIRSTQLIRHLRIHTGEKPYKCNQCDKAFTGSSHLIEHQRTHTGEKPFECNQCGKAFAGSSHLLSHQRIHSGEKPYECNDCGKSFRQRSQLVVHQRTHTGEKPYECSHCGKAFSQRSPLIVHQRTHIGDKPYQCNMCFKAFSQKSRLIEHQRTHTGEKPYECIDCGKAFNDRSTLTKHERTHTGEKPYKCNHCEKAFSQRCQLTRHQRIHTGEKPYECNECGKVFSYNTSLIQHEKIHGRETLNNQDGKAHCETFFIRHQVTKV, from the exons ATGACACTGGTAGAGGAGACTATCCGGACATTTGAAGGCAGAG CCCTGCCTTCTGAGGATCCCTGCCCTCTCCACAACAGCTTATTCAGGTatgaggaggaaatggaagcacaTTCTCAGCCAGTCCCATCCCAG CCACCTGTGAGCTTCAAGGACGTGGCTGTGACCTTCACACGGGAGGAGTGGGGACAGCTGGATCCAGCCCAGAGGACGCTGTACCGCAACGTGACTCTGGAGACCTGCAGCCACCTAGCCTTCCTGG GGCTTCTGCTTTCAAAACCGGCTGTGATCTGCTGGCTGGAGCAAGGACAAGACCCATGGAGGGCAGAGCATGGACCTCCCGGAG acTGGAAGAATACACTTGAAAAGGAAGAGTCAGCTTCTAAAGAGGATACTGCTGTGGAAGAACCATTCCACAACATAGAAATGAAATGCTGCATACAGGAGGAGGGCCCCTGGTTGGTAACATTGGGAGGAAGGCAGGATTGGAGGGACCAGCTAAGGGAGCACCGGGAAGACCCTTTGAGTCAAACGATAGTCACCCCAGAAAGACCGTTTGCTCATGGGAAACATTGTGAGCCTGACCTTGGGGGAAGTTACCTGAATTTAAGACTTCTACCTCCAACATTATCCACAAGAGCACATTTCCATACACTTGAGTCACAGGTTAAAAAGTTGAAACAGAATTCAGTTTTCATTAATCATGAGAAAGGCTGGGCTGATCTGAAGCCCCATGAAAATCACCAAAGTCCTAGCGCCTTCTATCAGAGCATTTCCTTGAATAAATTTACAAATGTTGAAACGAGAAATAAAAAGCCTTATGAATATACTGTCAGTAGTGACTCTTTCAACTATGATACCTCCCTTCGATACCATAATAGAATTTTTTCAGCAGAGAGCAGCGATGACTGTACAGACTATAGAAACATCATTAATCATAGCATGTCTATGAAGGAACACAAACCAATGCATTTTAGAGAACTCCAGTATGAATGTGACAAATGCCTTGTACAAACTGTGATAAGTGATCCTGAAGAAGCACCATTTAGATGTGAGGAGGAATGTAATACCTTCCATGAGGCATCATCTTTTACTGACTGTGACATCATTCAGACTGGAAAGAAGCCACATGCATGTAATCAATGTGGAAAATCTTTCAGCTGTTGCTCTAAGCTTGTTGTACACCAGAGAACACACACTGGAGAAAAGCCCTATGAATGTTCTCTGTGTGGGAAGTCTTTCAGCCAGAGCTATGACCTTGTTGTACACCAGAGAAcccacactggagagaagccctatGAATGTAACCAGTGTGGGAAATCCTTCACCCAGAGTTCCAAACTTATTAGGCATCAGCGAACTCACACCGGAGAAAAACCATATAAATGTCATGAATGTGGAAAATCTTTCAGGTGGAACTCTAACCTTATTGTAcaccagagaattcatactggagagaaaccttatgagTGTGGTCATTGTGGAAAGTCCTTCAGCCAAAGTTCTGACTTTGTTGCACACAGAAGGACTCACACTGGAGAGAGACCCTATGAATGTAACCAGTGTGGAAAGTCCTTCATTAGAAGCACTCAGCTTATTAGGCATCTGcgaattcacactggagagaaaccatatAAATGCAATCAGTGTGATAAAGCTTTCACTGGGAGCTCTCACCTTATTGAGCATCAGAgaactcatactggagagaaaccttttGAATGTAAtcagtgtgggaaagcctttgcTGGGAGCTCTCACCTTCTTTCACATCAGAGAATTCATTCTGGAGAGAAACCATACGAATGTAATGACTGTGGGAAATCTTTTCGGCAGCGATCACAGCTTGTTGTGCACCAGCGAAcccatactggagagaaaccttatgagTGTAGTCATTGTGGAAAAGCTTTCAGCCAGAGATCTCCCCTTATTGTGCATCAAAGAACACACATTGGAGACAAGCCGTATCAGTGTAACATGTGTTTTAAAGCCTTCAGTCAGAAGTCACGCCTTATTGAACATCAGAGAACACATACTGGAGAAAAGCCCTATGAATGTATTgactgtgggaaagcctttaaTGATCGGTCAACTCTTACAAAACACGAGAGGACACACACTGGCgagaaaccctataaatgtaATCATTGTGAAAAGGCCTTTAGTCAGCGATGTCAACTTACTAggcatcagagaattcatactggagaaaaaccctatgaatgtaacgAATGCGGGAAAGTTTTCAGTTATAATACATCCCTTATTCAACATGAAAAAATTCATGGGAGAGAAACTCTGAATAATCAAGATGGAAAAGCTCACTGCGAAACCTTCTTTATTAGACATCAGGTGACCAAGGTATGA